One Pseudomonas sp. MH9.2 DNA segment encodes these proteins:
- a CDS encoding diguanylate cyclase domain-containing protein yields the protein MTISTQSPDRQRLIRALFEEYIEMYASRDQSLTTRFSKNFSGYTGSGDFLVKDLADWQTITRQDFSQVPERIRIEMLDLSLQDLGEEVVVATALFRIHLPVDGDMLAKEAARLVLIFRLEGEEWKIVHSGISIPYHRAEDGEVYPLKSLQERNRTLEALVEERTQALHASEALYRQLTEDTRDVHWKTDRDLFITYINPADERLRGFKADEVVGHHVFELFTDEGVAMVKHLMEERRRSERPPSSDDFVTFEVQHRCKDGSLLWGEVLSKPDLDEQGEIIGYHGITREVTRRKLLEEQVNQLAFRDTLTHLPNRRLLEDRLTQAMSSSNRSNCYGALLFLDMDNFKPLNDTHGHSVGDLLLIEVANRLKACVREADTVARFGGDEFVVLLCDLSCDKREATAQARRIAEKIRISLSTPYLLSLTIEHRCTASIGVTLFKGREASEEHVIDSADSAMYQAKEHGRNTIRFCE from the coding sequence ATGACCATCAGCACCCAGTCTCCGGATCGACAGCGCCTGATTCGCGCCCTGTTTGAAGAGTACATCGAGATGTACGCCTCTCGGGATCAGAGCCTGACGACCCGCTTCAGTAAAAACTTCAGTGGGTATACGGGGAGCGGCGATTTTCTGGTCAAGGATCTCGCCGACTGGCAGACGATCACTCGCCAGGACTTCTCTCAAGTGCCTGAACGTATCCGCATTGAGATGCTCGATCTCTCTCTGCAGGACCTGGGTGAAGAGGTGGTGGTTGCCACCGCTTTATTCCGCATTCACTTGCCCGTTGACGGCGATATGCTTGCAAAGGAAGCGGCACGCCTGGTGCTGATTTTCCGCCTCGAAGGTGAAGAGTGGAAAATCGTTCACAGCGGTATCTCCATTCCCTATCACCGGGCGGAGGATGGCGAGGTGTATCCCCTCAAGAGCCTGCAGGAGCGCAACCGCACTCTGGAGGCACTGGTCGAGGAACGCACCCAGGCACTGCATGCAAGCGAAGCTCTCTATCGCCAGCTCACCGAGGACACTCGCGATGTCCACTGGAAAACAGACCGTGACCTGTTCATCACCTACATCAACCCCGCCGACGAACGCCTGCGTGGCTTCAAGGCCGACGAGGTAGTCGGGCATCACGTCTTTGAACTGTTTACCGACGAGGGTGTGGCCATGGTCAAGCACCTGATGGAGGAAAGACGGCGATCTGAACGGCCACCTTCGTCGGATGACTTTGTGACCTTTGAGGTACAGCATCGCTGCAAAGACGGCAGCCTGCTCTGGGGGGAGGTGCTGTCGAAGCCGGACCTTGACGAACAGGGTGAGATTATCGGCTACCACGGTATTACGCGAGAGGTCACCCGGCGCAAGCTGTTGGAAGAGCAGGTCAACCAGTTGGCGTTCCGTGACACGCTGACCCACTTGCCCAATCGCCGCCTGCTGGAAGATCGCCTCACCCAGGCAATGTCGTCCAGCAACCGCAGTAACTGCTACGGCGCCCTGTTATTCCTCGACATGGATAACTTCAAGCCACTCAATGACACGCATGGCCACAGCGTCGGCGACCTGCTGCTGATCGAGGTCGCCAACCGCCTGAAAGCCTGCGTACGCGAAGCGGACACCGTCGCCCGCTTTGGCGGTGACGAATTCGTCGTACTGCTGTGTGACCTGAGCTGCGACAAGCGCGAAGCCACTGCTCAGGCAAGACGCATTGCCGAAAAGATACGCATCAGTTTGTCGACGCCCTATTTGCTGAGTCTCACCATTGAGCATCGCTGCACGGCCAGCATCGGTGTAACCCTCTTTAAGGGACGCGAAGCAAGTGAAGAACACGTCATAGATTCGGCTGACTCAGCGATGTATCAGGCCAAAGAGCATGGACGAAACACGATTCGGTTTTGTGAATAG
- a CDS encoding ATPase, whose protein sequence is MRISTLLALVAVLTGGAATTVPSYAADAPSCHLLSVADSAAGLLHAQSVGVLYSENTVNTLEYLEHYHSVALNGVKNGAIDSRISDAFVNSSDPKLAINWLMGSLQKEFSSVTVYDNLDALVQAHPDVVVMLDTYNRLVTQRNTQVEARFVAKFYDSNLQYIGKAEGLGEKQMSAVWVHGKAAPEIAAQIDQQRELQLNALKQFDASLKALVTSGGMAQVASN, encoded by the coding sequence ATGAGAATTTCCACCCTGCTGGCTCTTGTCGCCGTATTGACCGGTGGCGCTGCCACCACTGTGCCTTCTTACGCTGCAGACGCGCCGTCCTGCCATTTGTTATCGGTAGCTGACAGTGCCGCTGGCCTGCTGCATGCACAATCAGTCGGTGTGCTCTACAGCGAAAACACCGTCAATACCCTTGAGTACCTTGAGCATTACCATTCTGTCGCGCTGAACGGCGTGAAGAATGGTGCGATTGACTCTCGCATTAGCGACGCGTTCGTCAACAGCTCCGATCCGAAACTCGCGATCAATTGGCTCATGGGTTCGCTGCAGAAAGAATTCTCCTCAGTGACCGTCTACGACAACCTTGATGCGCTGGTGCAAGCCCACCCAGACGTAGTGGTCATGCTGGACACCTACAACCGTCTGGTGACACAGCGCAATACCCAGGTCGAAGCGCGCTTCGTCGCCAAATTTTACGATTCGAACCTGCAATACATTGGCAAGGCCGAAGGTTTGGGTGAAAAGCAAATGTCCGCTGTCTGGGTGCATGGCAAAGCCGCTCCAGAGATTGCCGCGCAAATCGACCAACAACGTGAGCTGCAATTAAACGCCCTGAAACAGTTCGATGCATCGTTGAAGGCGCTCGTGACATCCGGCGGGATGGCTCAAGTCGCAAGCAACTGA
- a CDS encoding putative selenate ABC transporter substrate-binding protein, translating to MLKRTLVLAAGFALSLSTLFAQAADTLKVSAIPDEAPTELLRKFKPLGAYLEQQLGMKVEFIPVADYPAVVEALATDRIDLAWLGGFTFVQARLKTGNAIPLVQREQDAQFTSKFITADPAVKSLADLKGKTFAFGSVSSTSGSLMPRYFMLKDGIKPETFFSRVGYSGAHDATVAWVQAGKVDAGVLNASVWDKLVAAGKVDTSKVRVFATTPTYYDYNWTVRGTLDPVLTAKIKAAFLALDPANPEQKAILDLQAASRFIETKPENYKGIEEAARAADLLK from the coding sequence ATGCTCAAGCGTACGCTGGTGCTGGCCGCAGGCTTTGCCCTGTCCCTTTCAACCCTGTTCGCACAGGCCGCCGACACTCTGAAAGTCAGCGCCATCCCTGATGAAGCCCCGACCGAACTGCTGCGCAAGTTCAAGCCGCTGGGCGCCTATCTGGAACAACAGTTGGGCATGAAGGTCGAGTTCATTCCGGTTGCCGACTACCCGGCCGTGGTTGAGGCGCTGGCCACCGACCGTATCGACCTGGCCTGGCTGGGCGGCTTTACCTTCGTTCAGGCACGCCTGAAAACCGGTAACGCCATTCCGCTGGTACAGCGCGAGCAGGATGCCCAGTTCACCAGCAAGTTCATCACCGCCGACCCTGCGGTCAAATCCCTCGCGGATCTCAAGGGCAAGACCTTCGCCTTCGGTTCGGTGTCGTCCACCTCCGGCAGCCTTATGCCGCGCTACTTCATGCTCAAGGACGGTATCAAGCCGGAAACCTTCTTTAGCCGCGTAGGCTACTCCGGCGCCCATGACGCCACCGTCGCCTGGGTCCAGGCCGGCAAGGTCGACGCCGGGGTACTCAACGCCAGCGTCTGGGACAAACTGGTCGCCGCCGGCAAGGTCGACACCAGCAAGGTCAGAGTATTCGCCACCACCCCGACCTACTACGACTACAACTGGACCGTGCGCGGCACCCTCGACCCGGTACTGACTGCCAAAATCAAGGCCGCCTTCCTCGCCCTCGATCCTGCGAACCCGGAGCAAAAGGCAATCCTCGACCTGCAGGCCGCCAGCCGTTTCATCGAAACCAAGCCTGAGAACTACAAGGGTATCGAGGAAGCCGCACGCGCCGCCGACCTGCTGAAATGA
- a CDS encoding formate dehydrogenase beta subunit, whose translation MMPRLYLPIDSLARAVGADDVAVALATQAQERQLSLSLDLQRTSSRGLYWLEPLLEMDTPQGRIGFGPLTAADVPSLLDALQDESSAHPLALGLVEELPYLKTQQRLLFARAGITRPLSLEDYRAHGGFEGLTRAIALGGEQTATAVFDSGLRGRGGAAFPAGIKWRTVRATQAAQKYIVCNADEGDSGTFADRMLMEGDPFLLIEGMAIAGLTVGASYGYIYVRSEYPQAVATLREALDIARSAGYLGANVVGSGQAFDMEVRVGAGAYICGEETALLDSLEGKRGIVRAKPPIPALKGLFGLPTLVHNVLTLASVPLILAKGAQFYRDYGMGRSLGTMPFQLAGNIRHGGLVERAFGLTLRELVEDYGGGTASGRPLKAAQVGGPLGAWVPPGQFDTPLDYEAFASIGAMLGHGGVVVADDSLDMARMARFALQFCAEESCGKCTPCRIGSTRGVEVIDRLLAAPDQSGRDEQAIILKDLCDTMLYGSLCALGGMTSYPVASALKHFPADFGLLASEAEQ comes from the coding sequence ATGATGCCGCGCCTCTATTTGCCGATTGATTCTCTTGCCCGTGCCGTAGGTGCCGATGATGTAGCTGTGGCCCTTGCCACTCAGGCCCAGGAACGCCAACTGTCCCTGTCCCTGGACCTGCAACGCACCAGCTCGCGCGGCCTGTACTGGCTGGAGCCGTTGCTGGAAATGGACACTCCGCAAGGCCGTATCGGCTTCGGCCCGCTGACCGCTGCCGATGTGCCATCCCTGCTCGATGCATTGCAAGACGAGTCGTCCGCCCATCCACTGGCCTTGGGTCTGGTGGAGGAACTGCCTTATCTAAAGACTCAACAACGCCTGCTGTTTGCCCGCGCAGGCATTACCCGGCCGCTGTCCCTGGAGGATTACCGGGCCCACGGCGGTTTCGAGGGCTTGACCCGGGCCATCGCTCTGGGCGGCGAGCAGACCGCGACCGCCGTGTTCGATTCGGGCCTGCGTGGCCGTGGCGGCGCAGCCTTCCCGGCCGGGATCAAATGGCGCACGGTGCGCGCCACCCAGGCTGCGCAGAAATACATTGTGTGCAACGCCGACGAAGGCGATTCCGGCACCTTCGCCGATCGCATGTTGATGGAAGGCGACCCCTTCCTGCTGATCGAAGGCATGGCCATTGCCGGTCTCACCGTCGGGGCCAGCTACGGTTACATCTATGTGCGCTCGGAATATCCACAGGCCGTGGCCACATTGCGCGAGGCGCTGGACATCGCCCGGTCCGCCGGTTATCTCGGCGCCAATGTCGTCGGCAGCGGCCAGGCCTTTGATATGGAAGTACGCGTCGGTGCCGGCGCTTACATCTGCGGTGAGGAAACCGCGCTGCTGGACTCTCTCGAAGGCAAGCGCGGGATTGTCCGCGCCAAGCCACCGATCCCCGCCCTGAAAGGTCTGTTCGGCCTGCCGACCCTGGTGCACAACGTGCTGACCCTGGCCTCGGTGCCGTTGATTCTGGCCAAGGGTGCGCAGTTCTATCGCGATTACGGCATGGGCCGCTCGTTGGGCACCATGCCCTTCCAATTGGCGGGCAATATTCGTCACGGCGGTCTGGTGGAACGGGCGTTTGGCCTGACCCTGCGGGAACTGGTGGAAGACTACGGCGGTGGTACTGCCAGTGGCCGGCCGCTGAAGGCCGCGCAAGTTGGCGGCCCCCTCGGCGCCTGGGTGCCGCCAGGGCAATTCGACACGCCGCTGGATTACGAAGCCTTCGCCTCCATCGGCGCCATGCTCGGTCACGGTGGTGTGGTGGTGGCTGACGACAGCCTGGACATGGCCCGTATGGCGCGCTTCGCCCTGCAGTTCTGTGCCGAGGAATCCTGTGGCAAATGCACCCCATGCCGCATCGGCTCGACCCGGGGCGTGGAGGTGATCGACCGCCTGCTGGCCGCACCTGACCAGAGCGGTCGTGATGAGCAGGCGATCATCCTCAAGGACCTGTGCGACACCATGCTTTACGGTTCGCTGTGCGCGTTGGGCGGCATGACCTCCTATCCGGTCGCCAGCGCCCTCAAGCACTTCCCCGCCGACTTCGGTCTGCTGGCCTCGGAGGCCGAGCAATGA
- a CDS encoding formate dehydrogenase subunit gamma, whose translation MPDEMLQLPVVNSVLERHKGCPGALLPILHEIQEGIGYIPDAAIPEIAHALNQSQAEVRGVISFYHDFRSAPPARHILRLCRAESCQSRGAEQLAAQLRERLQLDDHGSSADGSISLRPVYCLGACACSPALELDGQVHARLSAERLDALLDACQEDA comes from the coding sequence ATGCCTGATGAGATGTTGCAATTGCCTGTGGTCAACAGCGTGCTGGAGCGCCACAAGGGCTGCCCCGGTGCACTGTTGCCGATTCTTCATGAGATTCAGGAGGGCATCGGTTACATCCCGGATGCCGCCATCCCCGAGATTGCCCACGCCCTCAACCAGAGTCAGGCCGAGGTTCGCGGGGTGATCAGCTTCTACCATGACTTCCGCTCCGCGCCCCCGGCCCGGCATATTCTGCGTCTGTGCCGCGCCGAGTCCTGCCAGAGCCGCGGCGCCGAGCAGCTCGCAGCGCAGTTGCGCGAACGCCTGCAACTGGACGACCACGGCAGCAGCGCCGACGGCAGCATCAGTCTGCGCCCGGTGTATTGCCTCGGTGCCTGCGCCTGCTCGCCCGCCCTGGAGCTGGATGGCCAGGTGCATGCGCGGCTCAGTGCCGAGCGTCTTGATGCATTGCTCGACGCTTGCCAGGAGGACGCATGA
- a CDS encoding formate dehydrogenase subunit delta → MSTANLIKMANQIAQYFASEPDQQQAVLGVRNHLQMFWTPGMRKELLAWQTTHPGADLHPLAQAAVSGAGWEA, encoded by the coding sequence ATGAGCACTGCCAACCTGATCAAAATGGCCAACCAGATCGCCCAGTACTTCGCCAGCGAACCGGACCAGCAACAGGCAGTGCTTGGCGTGCGCAATCATCTGCAGATGTTCTGGACGCCCGGCATGCGCAAGGAGTTGCTGGCCTGGCAGACGACGCATCCTGGGGCCGACTTGCACCCACTGGCGCAGGCTGCGGTCAGTGGGGCGGGCTGGGAGGCTTAA
- a CDS encoding phosphonate ABC transporter ATP-binding protein, with the protein MTLRLIQASLSHANGVHALRSVDLHIGAREQVAIIGPSGAGKSSLLNLLATALRPSSGEVQVLGERPWQLSAHQRQRLRARIGLVHQSPPLPPRQRVITAVLAGKLGQWGLGKSLLNLLHPLDIPGARAALARLDLSDKLFAQCQQLSGGQLQRVGIARVLYQAPEVLLADEPVSAMDPVLAAHTLAVLCQHAQEHDVTLVASLHAVDLALSHFPRIIGVRDGQILFDRPASDVSRDLLDTLYANESLQPAPVPDTPLSVQIPRC; encoded by the coding sequence ATGACCCTGCGCCTTATCCAGGCCAGCCTCAGCCACGCCAATGGAGTCCACGCGTTACGCAGCGTGGACCTGCACATCGGTGCCCGCGAACAGGTCGCCATTATTGGCCCGTCCGGCGCGGGCAAGTCGAGCCTGCTCAACCTGCTGGCCACCGCCCTGCGGCCCAGCAGCGGCGAGGTCCAGGTGCTCGGCGAGCGGCCTTGGCAGCTTTCTGCGCACCAGCGTCAGCGCCTGCGCGCGCGCATCGGTCTGGTGCATCAGTCGCCACCACTGCCACCACGCCAGCGCGTAATCACTGCGGTACTGGCCGGAAAGCTTGGCCAGTGGGGTCTGGGCAAGAGCTTGCTGAACCTGCTGCATCCGCTGGATATTCCCGGTGCGCGCGCGGCATTGGCCAGGCTGGACCTTAGCGACAAGCTATTCGCCCAGTGCCAGCAACTGTCCGGCGGCCAACTACAGCGCGTAGGCATTGCCCGTGTGCTGTACCAAGCTCCCGAGGTGTTACTGGCCGATGAGCCCGTGTCGGCCATGGACCCGGTGTTGGCGGCGCACACCCTGGCAGTCCTCTGCCAGCATGCGCAGGAGCACGACGTCACCCTGGTCGCCAGTCTGCATGCAGTGGACCTGGCCCTGTCGCACTTCCCACGCATCATTGGCGTGCGCGACGGGCAAATCCTGTTTGACCGTCCAGCCAGCGACGTCAGCCGCGACCTACTCGACACGCTCTATGCCAACGAATCTCTGCAGCCTGCACCGGTTCCAGATACACCCTTGAGCGTGCAGATTCCCCGATGCTGA
- a CDS encoding OsmC family protein, translated as MADKVHRYDVQVVWTGNEGTGTSSYRGYSRSHVIQAKGKPPINGSSDPSFRGDPTRWNPEELLLASLSACHKLWYLGLCAEAGMVIVTYVDNPQGTMVEQSDGAGQFTSVVLRPKVTLAPGADIEKALALHHAAHEKCFIARSVNFPISLAPEISIGLST; from the coding sequence ATGGCAGATAAAGTTCACCGCTACGATGTCCAGGTTGTCTGGACGGGGAATGAGGGTACAGGTACCTCCTCTTACCGTGGTTACAGTCGCTCGCATGTTATTCAGGCCAAGGGCAAACCCCCGATTAATGGCTCATCCGACCCCAGTTTTCGAGGTGATCCGACTCGCTGGAACCCGGAGGAACTTCTTCTCGCCTCCTTATCTGCGTGCCATAAACTGTGGTATCTGGGCCTTTGTGCCGAGGCCGGGATGGTGATCGTGACCTATGTGGATAATCCGCAGGGCACAATGGTCGAGCAAAGCGATGGCGCTGGCCAGTTCACCTCAGTGGTGTTGAGGCCCAAGGTGACCCTGGCTCCCGGAGCCGATATCGAGAAAGCCCTAGCTCTGCATCATGCCGCCCATGAAAAATGCTTCATTGCGCGCTCTGTTAACTTTCCGATCAGCCTCGCTCCCGAAATATCGATAGGCTTGAGTACCTAG
- a CDS encoding CAP domain-containing protein translates to MRLTVRSSRSISLCLVPLLPLLANPAYAEGEQQLVQAINGYRAHPQRCEGRMTPAMTPLALKSSVALPVGYGGDLRDGLKAAGYQAGKVQAIQVAGARDAETAFAVIKNNYCDKLLNTQATDIGVTHVGNRWQMVLARPLVDDHLTDRRTADKALLTEVNAARAKPRLCGYQRFAAARPLTWNNALGAAAQGHSRAMAYGNYFAHQDPNGDSPAARARAVGYRGRQIGENIAAGQGSPSQAMQGWLASPGHCANLMNPMFTQVGAAYATASRSDLGIYWTMLFGAP, encoded by the coding sequence ATGCGCCTAACCGTTCGTTCCTCCCGCTCTATTTCGCTCTGCCTCGTACCTTTGCTCCCCCTGCTCGCCAATCCCGCTTATGCCGAAGGGGAGCAGCAACTGGTGCAAGCCATCAACGGCTACCGCGCCCACCCCCAGCGCTGCGAGGGACGCATGACCCCTGCAATGACACCGTTGGCGCTGAAGTCCAGCGTGGCCTTGCCCGTCGGTTATGGCGGCGATTTACGGGACGGGTTGAAGGCCGCCGGTTATCAAGCAGGGAAAGTGCAAGCCATCCAAGTGGCAGGTGCGCGCGATGCCGAGACGGCCTTTGCCGTGATCAAGAACAACTACTGCGACAAACTACTCAATACCCAAGCGACCGATATTGGTGTCACTCACGTCGGTAATCGGTGGCAGATGGTACTGGCGCGCCCCTTGGTCGATGATCACCTGACTGATCGGCGGACAGCGGATAAAGCGTTGCTGACAGAGGTCAATGCGGCACGGGCGAAGCCGCGTCTGTGTGGGTATCAGCGCTTCGCCGCCGCACGACCACTGACGTGGAACAATGCCTTGGGGGCGGCAGCGCAGGGGCATAGCCGGGCGATGGCCTATGGCAATTACTTCGCTCACCAAGATCCAAACGGTGACTCGCCAGCGGCCCGGGCTCGGGCCGTTGGCTACCGTGGTCGGCAGATCGGCGAGAACATCGCTGCTGGGCAGGGTTCCCCGAGCCAGGCGATGCAGGGGTGGCTGGCCAGCCCTGGGCATTGCGCCAACCTGATGAACCCGATGTTTACCCAAGTGGGTGCTGCTTATGCCACGGCCTCGCGTAGCGACTTGGGTATCTATTGGACGATGCTGTTCGGCGCGCCCTGA
- the fdhF gene encoding formate dehydrogenase subunit alpha produces the protein MITLFDPKTDIDLGTPARDSQVQVTLNIDGRSISVPEGTSVMRAAALLGTTIPKLCATDSLEAFGSCRMCLVEIDGMRGYPASCTTPVSEGMSVHTQTPKLATLRRNVMELYISDHPLDCLTCSANGNCELQTVAGQVGLREVRYGYEGDNHLADKKDTSNPYFDYDPSKCIVCNRCVRACEETQGTFALTITGRGFESRVAAAGGENFLDSECVSCGACVQACPTATLMEKSVVELGQPERAVITTCAYCGVGCSFRAEMKGDQLVRMVPDKNGQANHGHSCVKGRFAWGYATHPDRITTPMIRKHINDPWQEVSWDEAVTYAASEFRRLQQKYGRDSIGGITSSRCTNEETYLVQKLVRAAFGNNNVDTCARVCHSPTGYGLKQTLGESAGTQSFDSVMQADVILVMGANPSDAHPVFASQLKRRLREGARLIVIDPRRIDLVDSVHARAELHLALRPGTNVAMLNALAHVIVTEGLLNQAFIDARCEGSDFAHWREFVSRAENSPELLGAICGVAAADIRAAARLYATGGNAAIYYGLGVTEHSQGSTAVMGIANLAMVTGNIGREGVGVNPLRGQNNVQGSCDMGSFPHELPGYRHISNEVVRAQFEQAWNVTLQPDPGLRIPNMFEAALDGSFKGLYCQGEDIAQSDPNTQHVTSALSAMECIVVQDIFLNETAKFAHVFLPGSSFLEKDGTFTNAERRISRVRKVMEPLGGKADWEGTVALANALGYPMNYQHPSEIMDEIASLTPTFSNVSYAALDSHGSLQWPCNAAAPDGTPTMHIEEFVRGKGRFMLTGYVPTEEKVNNRYPLLLTTGRILSQYNVGAQTRRTENIAWHDEDRLEIHPTDAESRGINEGDWVGIGSRAGQTVLRARVTERVAPGVVYTTFHFPESGANVITTDNSDWATNCPEYKVTAVEVSRVYHPSEWQKRYQAFSDEQQRLLDERRRARTAGTKAEVRR, from the coding sequence ATGATTACTCTCTTTGACCCGAAAACCGATATCGATCTGGGCACCCCGGCCCGCGACAGCCAGGTGCAAGTCACCCTGAACATCGACGGCCGCAGCATCAGCGTGCCCGAAGGGACCTCGGTGATGCGCGCCGCCGCGCTGCTGGGCACCACCATTCCCAAACTATGTGCCACCGACAGCCTGGAAGCCTTCGGCTCCTGCCGCATGTGCCTGGTCGAGATCGACGGCATGCGCGGCTACCCGGCGTCCTGCACCACGCCGGTCAGCGAAGGCATGAGCGTGCACACCCAGACGCCGAAGCTTGCCACCCTGCGCCGCAATGTCATGGAGCTGTACATCTCAGATCACCCGCTGGACTGCCTGACCTGCTCGGCCAACGGCAACTGCGAGCTGCAAACCGTCGCCGGCCAGGTCGGCCTGCGGGAGGTGCGTTACGGCTATGAAGGCGACAACCATCTGGCCGACAAGAAAGACACCTCCAACCCCTACTTCGACTACGACCCGAGCAAGTGCATCGTCTGCAACCGCTGCGTGCGCGCCTGCGAAGAAACCCAGGGCACGTTTGCCCTGACGATTACCGGGCGCGGTTTTGAATCCCGGGTCGCGGCCGCCGGTGGCGAGAACTTCCTCGACTCGGAATGCGTGTCCTGCGGCGCCTGTGTGCAAGCCTGCCCCACCGCGACCCTGATGGAAAAAAGCGTGGTCGAACTGGGCCAGCCCGAACGCGCCGTGATCACCACCTGTGCCTATTGCGGCGTGGGCTGCTCGTTCCGCGCCGAGATGAAAGGCGACCAGCTGGTGCGCATGGTTCCAGACAAGAACGGCCAGGCCAACCACGGCCACTCCTGTGTCAAAGGGCGCTTTGCCTGGGGCTACGCCACCCACCCGGATCGCATCACCACGCCGATGATCCGCAAGCACATCAACGACCCTTGGCAGGAAGTCAGCTGGGATGAGGCGGTGACCTACGCCGCCAGCGAATTCCGCCGTCTGCAGCAAAAATACGGCCGAGACTCCATTGGTGGCATCACCTCCAGCCGCTGCACCAACGAAGAAACCTATCTGGTGCAAAAACTGGTGCGTGCCGCGTTCGGCAACAATAACGTCGACACCTGTGCGCGGGTCTGCCACTCGCCGACCGGCTATGGCCTGAAACAAACCCTTGGCGAGTCCGCCGGCACTCAGAGTTTCGACTCGGTAATGCAAGCCGACGTGATTCTGGTGATGGGCGCCAACCCCAGCGACGCCCACCCGGTGTTCGCCTCCCAGCTCAAACGCCGCCTGCGTGAAGGCGCGCGGCTGATTGTCATCGACCCACGCCGCATTGATCTGGTGGACTCGGTACATGCCCGCGCTGAACTGCACCTGGCCCTGCGCCCGGGCACCAACGTCGCCATGCTCAACGCTCTGGCCCACGTCATCGTCACCGAAGGCCTGCTCAACCAGGCCTTTATCGACGCCCGTTGCGAAGGCAGCGATTTCGCCCACTGGCGCGAGTTCGTCAGCCGCGCGGAAAACTCGCCGGAACTCCTTGGCGCCATCTGCGGTGTCGCCGCTGCCGACATCCGTGCCGCCGCGCGTCTGTACGCAACCGGCGGCAACGCGGCGATCTATTATGGCCTGGGCGTCACCGAACACAGCCAGGGCAGCACCGCCGTCATGGGCATCGCCAACCTGGCCATGGTCACTGGCAACATCGGCCGCGAAGGCGTGGGCGTGAACCCGCTGCGTGGGCAGAACAACGTTCAGGGCTCCTGCGACATGGGCTCCTTCCCCCACGAGTTGCCTGGCTACCGACACATCTCCAACGAGGTGGTTCGGGCGCAGTTCGAGCAGGCCTGGAACGTCACCTTGCAACCCGACCCGGGCCTGCGTATTCCCAATATGTTCGAGGCAGCCCTGGACGGCAGCTTTAAGGGCTTGTATTGCCAGGGCGAAGACATCGCCCAAAGCGACCCCAATACCCAGCACGTCACCTCGGCTCTGTCGGCGATGGAATGCATCGTGGTGCAGGACATTTTCCTCAACGAAACCGCCAAGTTCGCCCACGTATTCCTGCCGGGCAGTTCGTTCCTGGAAAAAGACGGCACCTTCACTAACGCCGAGCGACGCATTTCGCGCGTGCGCAAGGTCATGGAACCGCTGGGCGGCAAGGCCGACTGGGAGGGCACCGTGGCCCTGGCCAACGCCCTGGGTTACCCGATGAACTACCAGCACCCGTCGGAAATCATGGATGAAATCGCCAGCCTGACGCCGACCTTCAGCAACGTCAGCTACGCCGCACTGGATAGCCACGGCAGCCTGCAATGGCCGTGCAACGCCGCAGCGCCGGACGGCACGCCGACCATGCACATCGAGGAATTCGTGCGCGGCAAGGGGCGCTTCATGCTCACCGGCTACGTGCCCACCGAGGAAAAGGTCAACAACCGCTATCCCCTGCTGCTGACCACCGGACGCATCCTCAGCCAGTACAACGTCGGCGCCCAGACCCGGCGTACCGAAAACATCGCCTGGCACGACGAAGACCGCCTGGAAATCCACCCGACCGACGCCGAGAGCCGTGGCATCAATGAAGGTGACTGGGTCGGCATCGGCAGCCGCGCCGGACAGACCGTACTGCGTGCGCGGGTCACCGAACGGGTCGCTCCAGGTGTGGTGTACACCACCTTCCACTTCCCCGAATCGGGGGCCAACGTCATCACCACCGACAACTCCGACTGGGCCACCAACTGTCCGGAGTACAAGGTCACCGCCGTGGAAGTCAGCCGCGTCTACCACCCTTCCGAGTGGCAAAAACGTTACCAGGCATTCAGCGACGAACAACAACGCCTACTCGACGAACGTCGCCGGGCACGCACCGCAGGAACAAAGGCCGAGGTACGCCGATGA
- a CDS encoding DUF1289 domain-containing protein: protein MAKDIENPCISVCQLSGDLCVSCGRTKEDIRKWKRMKRPEKMAAVQRAGLRLKSLQKKDA from the coding sequence GTGGCCAAGGATATCGAAAATCCCTGTATTTCCGTTTGCCAGTTGAGCGGTGATTTATGTGTAAGTTGTGGTCGCACCAAGGAGGACATCAGAAAATGGAAACGCATGAAGCGACCCGAAAAAATGGCCGCTGTGCAACGGGCGGGCCTGCGCCTGAAGAGCCTGCAGAAAAAGGACGCTTGA